A window of Blattabacterium cuenoti contains these coding sequences:
- the dapA gene encoding 4-hydroxy-tetrahydrodipicolinate synthase: protein MKKFIGGTGVALVTPFKKNRDIDFDGIINLIKYVKEKVDYLVLLGTTSEYPTLNNKEQEEIIQCIKTINNNSLPLVLGIGGNNTKEVINKMNNIDLSEFIAILSVTPYYNNPTQEGIYQHFKSISSHTNSDIIIYNVPKRTGVNIHPNTVIRLASNYKNIIGIKEASGCILQTYNIIAEKPKHFYVISGDDFITLPIILGGGDGVISVIAQGFPNEISKMVSLALNKKVQESFHIYYNILDMIKYLYEEGNPVGIKTFLSIMGICHPYVRLPLLEGTNTLIKKMTTFLKIKKF, encoded by the coding sequence ATGAAAAAATTTATTGGTGGAACAGGTGTAGCATTAGTTACTCCATTTAAAAAAAATAGAGATATTGATTTTGATGGAATAATAAATTTGATAAAATATGTAAAAGAAAAAGTAGATTATTTAGTATTATTAGGCACAACATCAGAATATCCTACTTTAAATAATAAAGAACAAGAAGAAATTATTCAATGTATTAAAACAATAAATAATAATAGCTTACCATTAGTTTTAGGTATAGGTGGAAATAACACTAAGGAAGTTATAAATAAAATGAATAATATTGATTTATCTGAATTTATTGCTATTTTATCAGTTACCCCATATTATAATAATCCTACTCAAGAAGGTATATATCAACATTTTAAATCAATTTCTAGTCATACTAATAGTGATATAATTATATATAATGTTCCTAAAAGAACTGGTGTTAATATACATCCTAATACAGTTATTCGTTTAGCTAGTAATTATAAAAATATTATAGGAATTAAAGAGGCGTCTGGATGTATTTTACAAACATATAATATCATAGCAGAAAAACCAAAACATTTTTATGTAATTTCTGGTGATGATTTTATTACATTACCTATAATATTAGGTGGTGGAGATGGAGTAATTTCTGTTATAGCACAAGGATTCCCTAACGAAATATCTAAAATGGTTTCTTTAGCTCTTAATAAAAAAGTTCAAGAATCTTTTCATATTTATTATAATATTTTAGATATGATTAAATATCTTTATGAAGAAGGAAATCCTGTTGGTATAAAAACTTTTTTGAGTATTATGGGGATTTGTCATCCATATGTAAGATTACCATTATTAGAAGGTACAAATACTTTAATTAAAAAAATGACCACATTTTTAAAAATCAAAAAATTTTAA
- a CDS encoding ferritin, whose translation MIKHIIELELKKQFHKELESSLLYLSMASWVEHKYGEFDGISHFLYDHSQEENIHMIKLIKYINKRGGYADLNNINIHNNMNITSQCNSIQDVFKNLFKHEQIISQKVSDLVKLSLKEHDYFTYHFLQWYIQEQIEEENLIKKYLDKIKLIEEDKSGWYLFDKDITHNHNSK comes from the coding sequence ATGATAAAACACATTATAGAATTAGAATTAAAAAAACAATTTCATAAAGAATTAGAATCTTCTCTCTTATATTTATCTATGGCATCTTGGGTTGAACATAAATATGGAGAATTTGATGGAATATCACATTTTTTATATGATCATTCACAAGAAGAAAATATTCATATGATAAAATTAATTAAATACATTAATAAACGAGGTGGATATGCAGATCTGAATAATATAAATATTCATAATAATATGAATATAACATCTCAATGTAATTCAATACAAGATGTATTTAAAAATTTATTTAAACATGAACAAATAATTTCTCAAAAAGTTAGTGATTTAGTTAAATTATCATTAAAAGAACATGATTATTTTACATATCATTTTTTACAATGGTATATACAAGAACAAATAGAAGAAGAAAATTTAATAAAAAAATATCTAGATAAAATTAAATTAATTGAAGAAGATAAAAGTGGATGGTATTTATTTGATAAAGATATCACACATAATCATAATTCAAAATAA